Genomic window (Methyloprofundus sp.):
AGTATAGCTTTTGAGCCAGCTAAAAATGGGTAGATACTGCGAAAAATTAACTTTATTGGTTTGAACTGGAGGCATGCAAGAGTTGGGAGTTGTTCGCCTGCTTACTTAAGGCGGGGCAATCGAAAAGGTTTGTCTCCATAGAGAGCAATAGTTGCTGTTCTCTGTGGAGAGAGTTTGGTGTTTTCTGCAGTTAATTTTCCTGTTTCCATGCATCGTAACCACCTGCAATTGATAGTACATTAGTATATCCCATGTTTATCAAGGTATTAGCTGCTAATGCCGAGCGATGACCGCCAGCGCAGTAAACTATAATGGCGGATGATTTATCTGATAAATCTGGCTGGGTTGCAATTTTAAATTCTAATTGCCCACGAGGGATCAGGATTGCATTTTCAATATGCCCTGCATTAAACTCTACCTCTTCTCTCACATCAATAAGTTTAGCAGTACTATTGCTGATAATTTCTTGTGCTTTTGCAGGTGAAATTTCTGTTATTTGTTGTTTAGCTGCATTGACTAAATCTTGCATGCTAGAGTTTTGATGTTTTGGGTCGGAGTCTGCAGTACGGTGTTCAGAAGCTTGATTCGCTAATTTCTCATCAATACCACAATATCGATTGGCAGGCACTGCCATATCAATAAGCTTAGGTTTGGGTAAATTAAGATTATCCATTATGTCAATAAATTCAGCCCTACTTTTTCCTGCCAAGCGTGAGTTACTCGTGCGCTCTTGCATAACACTACTCACCCAGTGGCCTTTATAATCATGCCCTGGGTAAACTAGAGTTTCATCAGGTAAAGTAAAGATTCTTTGGGTAATTGCATCATAGAGTGCACCCGCATCGCCGCCTTGAAAATCAGTACGACCACAGCCGTCAATAAATAAAGCATCACCAGTAAATACTTTATCACGCCATAAGAAAGAAATGCTGCCTGCGGTATGCCCAGGAGTTGCAATAACTTTAATGGTTTCCCCAGCAGCAAACTCAAAAACATCCCCGTCTTGAATTTGAATATCAGCACTACCAGCACCACATAATGAGCTGACGGCTGTTTTTGCACCTAGCTGCTGCCTTAGTTGGCCACTAGCGGTAATATGGTCAGCATGTACATGGGACTCTAAAGAATATTTTAGGGTCAGATCATATTGCTTTAATAAATCTAGATAGACATCCATTTGCGTATCAACAGGGTCAATAAACACAGCTTCTTTAGTGATCGGATCACCTATTAAATAGGTTAAGTTACAGCTTTCTTTATCTAATAATTGCTTAAAAATCATTGAATATCTCCGAAGGTTAACAAGGCAGATGGCAAAGAAATATTATTATATAAGTATTTGTTAATGTAAAGCCAGCCTTTCCATTTTAAAACAGAGTATAGAAACGAGATATTGTTATCGTTCCCATGCTCCATGCGTGGGAATGCCGCTTGTGACACTCCAGCGTCAAGTACCTGGAACGCTGGAGCATTCAGGGGTGAATTCCCATGCTGGAGCATGGGAACTATTAAATGTTATTGTTTTACGTAGCGTAATTTACGATCCCTACGTGTCCATAAGAAGAAAACCACTGCAGTACCAATCAACCCCATCATGCCACCTGGTCCCCAAATCATAATACCCCCCAGTTGTTGATCCAGCATTATTTCAATAGCTAAACGACCATCTAATACATCATAGGCCGCATAAATTTGATCTCTTTTTAAAGTAATAATAGCACCAATAATGGTATTGGGGATGGTGACCAGCCATAAAATGATAATGCGAATGCCAAACGGAATACGCGCTGATTTCTGCCGAGGGTCGCAGATTAACCACCAAAAAAAGAAGCCTGTCACAATCATGGTGACATGCATGGTGTTATGCAAAGATTGATCGGCAAGGGCTGCATTATGTAAGCTGGGGATTTGCCAAATTAATAAGGTGGCAATAAATAATACTGAGGCAATAATAGGATGACCCAAAAAGTGATAGAGCCATTGTACGGCTTTGTTTCTAACAATGGGGGATAATACTGAATGACGTATGCCTTTAGGTAAGCCCTGTAGCAGTGGCGCTAGTGGCATACTTAAAATAAGTAATAACGGGCCAATGCCACGCATTAGCAAATGTTCGATTTGATGAAAAAACAGAAAATGTTCTGAAAGCGGTTCTAAAGGAGATTGCAAGGCAATCACAAAACACAGCATACCCAGTAGAAAAGTGATCGTTTGCCCTATGCCAACAGGACGACCTGCTTCACGCCGTTTAGCGCGACCACGAAAATAAACGACCGTGGTTAATAGCATCGGAATGGCAACATCGGGTGTAAAAATCCAGGCTGACCAAATAGGTTGCCAAGGCCTGATGGTGCCGTGAGCAATGCCAAGTATTGGGAAAAGGAGTAAGCTAAAGGTTATTAGAACTTTTATTGAAGTAGGGGGCACGGGTATTAATCTTGGGGATAAAATAGGTAGATACTCTATTAAAACACAACCGTAAATTTCAAATATCCATATTTTTTATGAAAGTATAGTTATGATGATGGCTGTGATAGTACTCAGAATTTTCTGCTCCTATAGTTTGTTTTGCTATCATAATCTGTGTATTGTCGGGTGTCTATAGACCAGCCAGCATTTCTTTATCAATTATGGTGATAGTGAGGGTTTAGCCGCAAGGTGTGTCTGGTACTTCGATCAGTGCGCTGAATTTCATATCATATAACACATCTTCGTTAATTTTGATTTAAGCTCAAGATAGTCTTTTAAATTAGATTTTATTTTCAATCAAAGAGGGCGGAGTTGATTTGGAATATTAAACGTGGTCTGCCCGAGTTTTTCCTAGTTTTTGTGCTAGATTAATTGCCGATGACGGCGTGCGACCTGACCACGTTTTTCATGAGCTCAACGATGATACCTCTTTCATCGTTGAGCTTCACTAGTGGCTCATTGACCTATAATAAAAAAGGGAATGTTAGAATATTCACTTACATCATCCGATCGATGGGCTTTTATAGTCACATAAAATGCCGCACCATTCCAGAGGTCTGCTGAAAAACTTGATATATTACCAAGCTCTATCGAACCAATGGTTTCAGGGCCGGTATAAGGGTAAGCAGCATAGAACAAGGTATAGCCCTCAGCATTTGCAACACTATTCCATGAAATAGTGACTTGCACGCCTTCGGTAGAAATATTAATCTCAGGAGCTGTAATGGTAGTGCCATGGCCTGAATCAGAGAAACTATATCGGTATAGTTCGCTAGCATAATCATCTGTTGTCCGGTCACTGCCATAAAAATATAACTGTTCGTTAAAATTAACAGGGCATCTAAGACTGCTAACGCCCATGTCGGTATCCACTGTTCCCGCTTCAGTACCATCACTCATCCATAAGGTTGTCACATAAATGGATTGTTTCTGAGCAAAAAACAGAGTATCACCTACGGCGGTAAAACAATAGAGGTCTGAGCTATTTGCACCGTCGACGACATCTTTAATCATAAAGGTGCCTGATACAGTCCCATCACTTTTCCATAATTCCCAACCATGCGTACCATCATTGGCCCTGAAAAAGAGCGTGCCATTCACATTTGTTAAATACCAGTCGGTATAGCCCACATTGGTTTCGCCAATATTCTTAACGACAACAGTACCCGCTAATGTCCCATCTGTTTTCCATAAATCATAAGCATCTGAACCTACGTCTTTAGCTATAAAAAATAGATGATCACCCACCGCAGCAAATTCGCGAGCACCCGGGCTGATGTGGTCAAAATCTCTTACCTTAATATTTTGCCCAGAAATAGAATCATACCGCCATAATTCATGCCCACCAGTATAACTATAGGCCATATAAATCATACCATTAACATTAATGATATGATGTAACCTACCGTGAACCCCTTCGAAATATGTGACCTGCCTAGTGCCTGCCGATGCGCCATTACTTACCCAAAGATTATCACCAACAACGAAATAAAGCCTGTCATTAACGGCTATTAGATTATGTGGTGAACTTGATCCCCTACCTGGGTTAATATCCTTAACCAGCCTAGTACCTGAAACTGATCCATCACTTACCCACAATTCACGACCAAACTCGGGGTCATTCCACGGGACAAAATAATACAAGCTGCCAGAACCAGCAGCCGGATACCAAGGATCAAGGTAATCCGGAAGATCGATTAGTTTATAAGTTCCCTGAAGAGTACCATCACTACGCCATAATTCATGTTTTCTATCAGACTGATTCCTAAGAGGAAAAAAGTAAAGTTCATCAACGACTAGATTGCTTGTATCCGAAACTGGATAGGTATATTCATTAAAATTAATATCGGTCAGCTGCAGCGTGTCCTGCTCAACACCATTCGATGTCCATAGCTGCAGACTATGACTGTTATTGTCAGCTTGTGCAAAAAAGAATAAACGCTCGTTTCCTGCCCTAAGACTACGAATATCACTGGAGCCATTAGGGTTAATATCTTTGATTAATTCAGGTCCTGCTACCGCAATACCTGTAAAGGCCACAAGAAAAAAAAACGGTAGAATAAAATGTAAATAGATAAGCAACCGCTTATCATTCATTGTTTGCTGGTAATGTAATAAAATTTTCATGACTTATTCCCCTTATGATAAATAGCCGGAACATCTTGCTCCTTGGTTTCTGTGTTTTACTTTGCCTTTTTATTGTTTCAGTCGTTAGTAAAAACTATGCACTTTAGTGCAAGACTTTTAGTAAAACTCTCATTTATGAGGTTTTGCTTTAGTTTAAGGTTAAAAGAAAATTATGAACCTAATAAAGGTTAACAACTCATCGGTTGGATATGAAGCAGATGAGGTTATAGCTGAAGCATTATTAATTGACATGCCACATATGCTCAGAAAACACTTGTTGTCTGAGTTTCAGTGGGTATGTCATAGCTTATATTGTGCCATTTAATATATCTTTAGCTATATTATTCAACTATAGGTTTTGTACCATGCTTTTCTTTAGTCGGCTTTAGCCGATTAACGACTTTCAGTCGTAAGTCAAACTATGGATCTTTTAGTCCATAGTTTGTTGATTTCATTACTATGTATACGCTTATTCAATTATTTTTTCAACTGAGGAGAAGCAATACAGAGTAACCAAAGGGAGCAGTCAACTTGATTATTGTATATCCTGCCTGAGATGCCTATTTCAAGCTGGCTGACTCTAATGCCGCTACCAGTCGTGCTAAGCCTTTTTATATCAACTAGTTGCATATTCACTTCTTGGTTTCGTCATTAATGGATATCCCTTCGGTCTTCGCTTAATAACTCTTGGTTGGTTTGGTCTGGATCGTTGCCCAATTTCCGATTGAGCTATGGCAACTAAGAGAGGGTGTATTATTTTACCTAATGCTACTCCCGTTAGAGTGATACACAAACTGGCAGTGTTACGCATCAACTGAACAGCCGCCATAAAACTTAGGTGGCGGGGTTCTTTGTCATTGAGACAGGCAGCTCTGGCAATGTTTGCGCGTATAAGGTTATAGGCCAAGAGATGTACTGCAATCTCTTTCTTAACCATCTCTGCTGTTTTGCATCGTAACATCTCCATCCCCATATGTGTTTTTATTGTTCTAAAGTCCACCTCAATTTTCCAGCGCTGGTGATACAATTCAGCCAAGGATTTTTTGGGATAATTTTTAGCATTCATTAGCGTTGTAACATAGACTATTCCTTTGACTGAAAACTCACGAATCAAAAGCTCATCAGGTAACTCTGCCCATGCTGCATCGGATATCCATACAGTTTTTTTCTTCGGTTTTTTAACGATGATAATATGGTCTTTTGCGCCAAGGTACTGTCCTAGGCGAAAATCGTTTTTTACGGTACTCTGTTGTCTAAAAACCAGTGACGTTCCCTGTTTTGTCAGGAGAGCAATATTGGCGTAAGACGTGTAATAGCGGTCTC
Coding sequences:
- a CDS encoding transposase, IS4 family, producing the protein MKKSSRLSLRLQVRSFKNTFFQLNDLPFKGLIPDSLIEAIHQSGNVRSTVFTPLVTLRAFLFQVLSSTGACKEAVAHVLVERISLDYNANSMNTGPYCKSRLRLQLSHLKEAVTSSGKVLHNQASSNWLWNGFRVMLVDGTTLLMPDTDSNQKTYPQQKAQKQGLGFPIVRLVGLVSLATGACIDYAIGPYQGKRTGETSLFSDLIQSLCKQDLLLGDRYYTSYANIALLTKQGTSLVFRQQSTVKNDFRLGQYLGAKDHIIIVKKPKKKTVWISDAAWAELPDELLIREFSVKGIVYVTTLMNAKNYPKKSLAELYHQRWKIEVDFRTIKTHMGMEMLRCKTAEMVKKEIAVHLLAYNLIRANIARAACLNDKEPRHLSFMAAVQLMRNTASLCITLTGVALGKIIHPLLVAIAQSEIGQRSRPNQPRVIKRRPKGYPLMTKPRSEYATS
- a CDS encoding putative membrane protein; this translates as MPPTSIKVLITFSLLLFPILGIAHGTIRPWQPIWSAWIFTPDVAIPMLLTTVVYFRGRAKRREAGRPVGIGQTITFLLGMLCFVIALQSPLEPLSEHFLFFHQIEHLLMRGIGPLLLILSMPLAPLLQGLPKGIRHSVLSPIVRNKAVQWLYHFLGHPIIASVLFIATLLIWQIPSLHNAALADQSLHNTMHVTMIVTGFFFWWLICDPRQKSARIPFGIRIIILWLVTIPNTIIGAIITLKRDQIYAAYDVLDGRLAIEIMLDQQLGGIMIWGPGGMMGLIGTAVVFFLWTRRDRKLRYVKQ
- a CDS encoding sulfur dioxygenase — protein: MIFKQLLDKESCNLTYLIGDPITKEAVFIDPVDTQMDVYLDLLKQYDLTLKYSLESHVHADHITASGQLRQQLGAKTAVSSLCGAGSADIQIQDGDVFEFAAGETIKVIATPGHTAGSISFLWRDKVFTGDALFIDGCGRTDFQGGDAGALYDAITQRIFTLPDETLVYPGHDYKGHWVSSVMQERTSNSRLAGKSRAEFIDIMDNLNLPKPKLIDMAVPANRYCGIDEKLANQASEHRTADSDPKHQNSSMQDLVNAAKQQITEISPAKAQEIISNSTAKLIDVREEVEFNAGHIENAILIPRGQLEFKIATQPDLSDKSSAIIVYCAGGHRSALAANTLINMGYTNVLSIAGGYDAWKQEN